A genomic window from Corallococcus exiguus includes:
- a CDS encoding SWIM zinc finger family protein: MSTATARHPVALSYSAQSDVVVTPDASRVQLALEGSRGTVGVSGQVKDPTLFRDALAAAFAVLSSDLRYRGRDRTAYLAYLMKQGKRASAQIWEAQKAFLDNALEGEEKKDAVLDPVLTVDPDQVSLEVFSRDESAYARLAFDNSLFDKRQAAHGSTFLDVPQDLPARLDRLRAYAPVVLEAHVAPTAKAAPATEPRAPRTVEVPHAWLRGFLQVQSAATLPATTCSIAPIDLYNLLFALRTRRSKKAPRALRFELVPGAPPRLVLEPWEQVLECHGGVYTGSAPAVVRTFGRQRLAALARLLPHAKSVHVQLLGPGLPVFWVIDLGAATLTLGLTGWTESGWSSAAAFDALMPRDVPEGLAESLRNRLRKDGPLAFEVLAKDAGAPKDQVRAALQLECLRGRVLFDVSRSTYRPRELMPTPVDEAALRYGNEREARAHRLLGDGSPGSGEVKLTQVHDIVGEGTRIQGEVVDREAVRSFFPSFTMDLEGRVKDASCGCPHFRRSGLREGPCEHMLALRLAYARRRAEEEALRQTPEGRKLIRAETRAYVRRDPATGLEQVYRVSLDGKVVALTWGPRLGDSRHQRLWFDTDTEARTAYFSRLEKLTADGYIDAASTLV; encoded by the coding sequence GTGAGCACCGCAACCGCACGTCATCCCGTCGCGCTGAGCTACTCCGCGCAGAGCGACGTGGTCGTCACGCCGGACGCCTCGCGCGTGCAGCTGGCCCTGGAGGGCTCGCGAGGCACCGTGGGCGTCAGTGGCCAGGTGAAGGACCCCACCCTCTTCCGCGACGCGCTGGCCGCCGCCTTCGCGGTGCTCTCCAGCGACCTGCGCTACCGGGGCCGCGACCGCACCGCGTACCTCGCGTACCTGATGAAGCAGGGCAAGCGCGCCAGCGCCCAAATCTGGGAAGCGCAGAAGGCCTTCCTCGACAACGCGCTGGAGGGTGAGGAGAAGAAGGACGCCGTCCTGGACCCCGTCCTCACGGTGGATCCGGACCAGGTCTCGCTGGAGGTCTTCTCCCGCGACGAGAGCGCCTACGCGCGCCTCGCCTTCGACAACAGCCTCTTCGACAAGCGCCAGGCCGCGCACGGCTCCACGTTCCTGGACGTGCCGCAGGACCTGCCCGCCCGCCTGGACCGCCTGCGCGCCTACGCCCCGGTGGTGCTGGAAGCCCACGTCGCCCCCACCGCGAAGGCCGCCCCCGCCACGGAGCCCCGCGCCCCGCGCACGGTGGAAGTGCCCCACGCGTGGCTGCGAGGCTTCCTCCAGGTGCAGTCCGCCGCGACGCTGCCGGCCACCACCTGCTCCATCGCGCCCATCGACCTGTACAACCTGCTCTTCGCGCTGCGCACCCGCCGCTCGAAGAAGGCGCCCCGCGCGCTGCGCTTCGAGCTGGTCCCCGGCGCCCCGCCCCGGCTGGTGCTGGAGCCCTGGGAGCAGGTGCTGGAGTGCCACGGCGGCGTGTACACGGGCAGCGCACCCGCGGTGGTGCGCACCTTCGGCCGTCAGCGCCTCGCCGCGCTCGCGCGCCTGTTGCCCCACGCGAAGAGCGTGCACGTGCAGCTGCTGGGTCCGGGCCTGCCGGTGTTCTGGGTCATCGACCTGGGCGCGGCCACGCTGACGCTGGGGCTCACCGGCTGGACGGAGAGCGGCTGGTCCAGCGCCGCCGCCTTCGACGCGCTGATGCCGCGCGACGTGCCGGAAGGCCTGGCGGAGTCGCTGCGCAACCGCCTGCGCAAGGACGGTCCCCTCGCCTTCGAAGTGCTGGCCAAGGACGCGGGAGCGCCGAAGGATCAGGTGCGCGCCGCGCTCCAGCTGGAGTGCCTGCGCGGCCGCGTCCTCTTCGACGTGTCCCGTAGCACCTACCGCCCGCGCGAGCTGATGCCCACCCCGGTGGACGAGGCCGCGCTGCGCTACGGCAACGAGCGTGAAGCCCGCGCCCACCGCCTGCTGGGCGACGGCAGCCCGGGTTCGGGAGAGGTGAAGCTCACGCAGGTGCACGACATCGTGGGCGAGGGCACGCGCATCCAGGGCGAAGTCGTGGACCGCGAGGCGGTGCGCAGCTTCTTCCCCAGCTTCACCATGGACCTGGAGGGCCGCGTGAAGGACGCGAGCTGCGGCTGCCCGCACTTCCGCCGCTCCGGTCTGCGCGAAGGCCCCTGCGAACACATGCTCGCGCTGCGCCTGGCGTACGCCCGCCGCCGCGCCGAGGAAGAAGCGCTCCGTCAAACGCCAGAGGGCCGCAAGCTCATCCGCGCGGAGACGCGTGCGTACGTGCGCCGGGATCCGGCCACGGGGCTGGAGCAGGTGTATCGCGTGTCGCTGGACGGCAAGGTGGTGGCCCTCACGTGGGGTCCCCGCCTGGGCGACTCGCGCCACCAGCGCCTCTGGTTCGACACGGACACGGAAGCCCGGACGGCGTACTTCAGCCGTTTGGAGAAACTGACCGCGGACGGCTACATCGACGCGGCCTCGACTCTGGTGTAA
- a CDS encoding reverse transcriptase family protein, with product MTAKLESFVPAAPPQAVADTAPAAPPNSVAKREAAKAAHDALITRWKAITEAGGADEWVQAQLVSKGALADEVDFSSLKEKEKTAWKEKKKAEAVERRALKRQAHEAWKATHVNHLGVGIHWNEAGLPDKFDLEHREERARQNGLPTLDSAEDLAKALGLSVSKLRGFAFHRDVDTGSNYVTWSIPKRTGGERTITSPKRELKEAQRWVLSNVVERLPVHGAAHGFVAGRSILTNALAHRGADVLVKVDLKDFFPSVHWRRVKGLLRKGGLKENTSTLLALMSTEAPRERMSFRGKTLHVAKGPRALPQGAPTSPGITNALCLRLDKRLSALSRKLGFTYTRYADDLTFSWTKAKAPKARRAQGAPVAVLLARVKDIVEAEGFTVHPDKTRVARKGSRQRVTGLVVNDAKDGTPAARVPRDVVRRLRAAIHNRLKGKPGREGESLDQLKGMAAFIYMTDPEKGRMYLDQLAKLEAAQPAQA from the coding sequence ATGACCGCCAAGCTGGAGTCGTTCGTCCCCGCCGCCCCGCCGCAGGCCGTTGCTGACACCGCGCCCGCAGCGCCCCCCAACTCCGTCGCGAAGCGCGAGGCCGCGAAGGCCGCGCACGACGCCCTCATCACGCGCTGGAAGGCCATCACCGAGGCCGGCGGCGCGGACGAATGGGTGCAAGCCCAGCTCGTGTCGAAGGGCGCGCTCGCGGACGAGGTGGACTTCTCCTCGCTGAAGGAGAAGGAGAAGACGGCCTGGAAGGAGAAGAAGAAGGCCGAAGCAGTGGAGCGCCGCGCGCTGAAGCGCCAGGCCCACGAGGCGTGGAAGGCCACGCACGTGAACCACCTGGGCGTGGGCATCCACTGGAACGAAGCCGGCCTGCCGGACAAGTTCGACCTGGAGCACCGCGAGGAGCGTGCGCGCCAGAACGGCCTGCCCACGCTGGACTCGGCGGAGGACCTGGCCAAGGCGCTGGGCCTGAGCGTGTCCAAGCTGCGCGGCTTCGCGTTCCACCGAGACGTGGACACGGGCTCCAACTACGTGACGTGGAGCATCCCCAAGCGCACGGGCGGCGAGCGCACCATCACGTCCCCCAAGCGGGAGCTGAAGGAAGCGCAGCGCTGGGTGCTGTCGAACGTCGTGGAGCGGCTGCCGGTGCACGGCGCGGCGCACGGCTTCGTGGCGGGGCGCTCCATCCTCACCAACGCGCTGGCGCACCGGGGCGCGGACGTGCTGGTGAAGGTGGACCTGAAGGACTTCTTCCCCTCGGTGCACTGGCGCCGGGTGAAGGGCCTGCTGCGCAAGGGAGGCCTGAAGGAGAACACGTCCACGCTGCTGGCGCTGATGTCCACGGAAGCGCCGCGTGAGCGCATGTCCTTCCGGGGCAAGACGCTGCACGTGGCGAAGGGGCCGCGAGCCCTCCCGCAGGGCGCGCCCACCTCACCGGGCATCACCAACGCGCTGTGCCTGCGCCTGGACAAGCGGCTGTCGGCGCTGTCTCGCAAGCTGGGCTTCACGTACACGCGCTACGCGGACGACCTGACCTTCTCCTGGACGAAGGCGAAGGCGCCCAAGGCCCGCCGCGCGCAGGGAGCGCCGGTGGCGGTGCTGCTCGCGCGGGTGAAGGACATCGTGGAGGCGGAAGGCTTCACGGTCCACCCGGACAAGACGCGAGTCGCCCGCAAGGGCAGCCGTCAGCGCGTCACGGGGCTCGTGGTGAACGACGCCAAGGACGGCACGCCCGCCGCCCGAGTCCCCCGCGACGTGGTGCGCCGCCTGCGCGCGGCCATCCACAACCGCCTGAAGGGCAAGCCGGGCCGCGAGGGCGAGTCGCTCGACCAGCTCAAGGGCATGGCGGCGTTCATCTACATGACGGACCCGGAGAAGGGCCGCATGTACCTGGATCAGCTCGCGAAGCTCGAAGCCGCCCAGCCCGCCCAGGCGTAG
- a CDS encoding alpha/beta hydrolase gives MAGLLKRIRWGRVLGVLVFPLLLVALALGGRAAWRSEQYFHYPRPAAVLPADFGDAREVTLRTDDGVELRGWYLPSRNKAAWVLAHGLSQTRMDLVPEARVLRDGGYGVLLFDLRAHGQSGGETSTWGDKERQDVRAALAYVRAQPEVDPARVGALGFSIGSAAVAEVAAKDPQVAAVVLLSPFNTLWLAAAYDFRRFGVVTQTGALVPFWRRGIALDEVRTLDAVDHIKPRPLFIVAGTEESGQPLMDELFAHVSSYAQTWRIPGASHGNFAAAAPTEYPRRLLEFADKALKPVEGVTPSVETPVEKKAPAKKPSRRTKKAGAR, from the coding sequence ATGGCTGGGTTGTTGAAACGGATTCGGTGGGGGCGGGTGCTGGGCGTGCTGGTGTTTCCGTTGCTGCTGGTGGCGCTGGCGTTGGGTGGCCGCGCGGCGTGGCGCTCCGAGCAGTACTTCCACTACCCGAGGCCGGCCGCGGTGCTGCCCGCGGACTTCGGGGACGCGCGTGAGGTGACGCTGCGCACGGATGACGGGGTGGAGCTGCGCGGCTGGTACCTGCCATCCCGGAACAAGGCGGCGTGGGTGCTGGCGCATGGCCTGTCGCAGACGCGCATGGACCTGGTGCCGGAGGCCCGCGTGCTGCGCGACGGGGGATATGGGGTGCTGCTGTTCGACCTGCGCGCGCATGGGCAGAGCGGGGGCGAGACGTCCACCTGGGGTGACAAGGAGCGCCAGGATGTGCGCGCGGCGCTGGCGTACGTGCGGGCTCAGCCGGAGGTGGATCCGGCTCGCGTGGGGGCGCTCGGGTTCTCCATCGGATCCGCGGCGGTGGCGGAGGTCGCGGCGAAGGACCCTCAGGTCGCAGCGGTGGTGCTGCTGTCTCCGTTCAACACGCTGTGGCTGGCGGCGGCGTATGACTTTCGCCGCTTCGGCGTGGTGACCCAGACGGGGGCGCTGGTTCCGTTCTGGCGGCGGGGCATCGCTCTGGACGAGGTGCGGACCCTCGACGCGGTGGACCACATCAAGCCCCGTCCCCTGTTCATCGTCGCGGGGACGGAGGAGTCAGGGCAGCCGCTGATGGACGAACTGTTCGCGCACGTCTCGTCGTATGCGCAGACGTGGCGCATCCCCGGCGCTTCGCATGGCAACTTCGCCGCTGCCGCGCCCACGGAGTATCCGCGCCGGTTGCTGGAGTTCGCGGACAAGGCGTTGAAGCCCGTGGAGGGAGTGACTCCCTCGGTGGAGACGCCCGTGGAGAAGAAGGCTCCGGCGAAGAAGCCTTCACGGCGGACGAAGAAGGCGGGAGCCCGCTAG